TGACGAACAGGATGAGGTTGGCATCAACGATCTCCTCAACTATGAAATTGCCTGCTTGCGCACCATCCACCCGGACGCTGTAGGCGCCGGGCCGGCTGCGGCTCAGCGTGAAAATAACCTGCCGGCTGTCCCCGCTCTCCAGCGTGATGCCCCGGCTGGAATCTTCCTCGCCGTTGACGTACAGCCTGATCGTGGTTGAGCCCTTACCCGTGCCCCTGTTGGCCACGCCGACGTTTACCGTCAGTACGCCCCCCGGCGCCACCCTGTCGACAGACAGCGAGGCGCTCTGCACGTAAATATTGGGCAGGCTGACGGGAGCCTGAGAAGCGGGAGAGTGGAGGGACGGCGAGGACGACTGCGGCCCTGTGCTCGCGCCGGATTGGACACCCGGCGTTACGGCTATGGCAGGACCACCCGGATCTATAATGGTGCCATTCGCTGCACCGTCGGCATCCGCCGGACCACCGTCTGTCAGGGTTAGTGTCAGTAAATTATCACCATCGTTATCGCCGATCAGCGAGGTGACATTCACCCATTGTCCATTGATGCATTTCCAGTACTGTGAATCCGCAGGGATAGCAGAGGGAAGCGTGATGGTTACAGTCACGGTTGAGCCCGGGGTAAGATTGGTGATATTAAATGAGAAAAAGCCATGTGGGAAACTGTATCCTTCCAGATCGCCACATGCCGTCGCGGCCGATGCGGTCAGATTATTGATAGAGCCACCATTGGTGGTGAAGGTGGCGGCGCCGCTTCCCGTGGCTGTTTGCACATTCTGGGTTTGCTGCCCCGCCCGGGTAACGGTAAATCCGTCATTCAGGCTGCCGGTGCCGGCAGGAGTGGTAACCGAGACATTCCTGACGCCGGGTGAAGCAAAGGACATTATGGTGATACTGGCGGTTATCCGCGTATCGCTATCTACCGTGAAGCCATTCACCGAGACATAGCTGCCCAGTGCGCCGAACCTGACCGAGGTTGCTCCCGTGAAGTTAGTGCCCGTTATGGTGACATCCAGCGTCTGCCCCTGGGTACCCGAATTGGGATTGACCGATGTAATTGAAGGGGGGACCAGGCGCTGGAGCTCGTAGGCGCCGATGTCGAAGCCGTCGAGCATTGGCCTGGTAAAGCCGCGCTGGTCGTGATCCGGGCCGTCGGCGGCTCCATTGAACGCCGGACTTATCTGAGAAATAGCGTGCGTGAAGGTGGGCCCGCCATTGTCCTGCAGCGGGCCAAGCAATGGGTCGGTGCCTATCAGGTCGGATGGATGGTTGAAGTTACACGAGTTCTCGCTATCGATATTGCAGCCCTGAGATATGATCCCGTCAGGAGGTTCGGAATAACCGTTGTTGTTAATGCCGTCACCTGACGTATTGTTGGCCACAATGCAGTTTTTGAAGTAGGCAGTTCTATCTGAGGAGTTAGCGAATCCGCCGCCCAGGGCACCAGTGAAGTTGCTCGTGGAGTTACTGACGATAGTGCAATTATGCAGCGTCACAGTGCCGTTATTCCAGACTCCGCCGCCGCTGTTAAATTCAGCTCTGGTCAGGTGGTTATCGCTTATGGTGCAGTTGGTCAGCCACATCTCACCACTTTCTCCTATAACACCCGGTGTATTTT
The nucleotide sequence above comes from Dehalococcoidia bacterium. Encoded proteins:
- a CDS encoding choice-of-anchor U domain-containing protein, giving the protein MTGKIAALLLILALALAVLPLQSEHGVSADGGVTEVWVATTGSDGNPGTEAQPFATIQKGIDTVEIGDGGTVHVAAGTYYENLDISKAVDLAGAGAPDTIIDGGGSGRVIYISSNPDTQNVISGFTIRNGVSDSPHGGGIYIGETHIVTLNDCVVKDNAAEYGGGIYNTGQLNMYRCTVSGNSAVYHGGGIQNTPGVIGESGEMWLTNCTISDNHLTRAEFNSGGGVWNNGTVTLHNCTIVSNSTSNFTGALGGGFANSSDRTAYFKNCIVANNTSGDGINNNGYSEPPDGIISQGCNIDSENSCNFNHPSDLIGTDPLLGPLQDNGGPTFTHAISQISPAFNGAADGPDHDQRGFTRPMLDGFDIGAYELQRLVPPSITSVNPNSGTQGQTLDVTITGTNFTGATSVRFGALGSYVSVNGFTVDSDTRITASITIMSFASPGVRNVSVTTPAGTGSLNDGFTVTRAGQQTQNVQTATGSGAATFTTNGGSINNLTASAATACGDLEGYSFPHGFFSFNITNLTPGSTVTVTITLPSAIPADSQYWKCINGQWVNVTSLIGDNDGDNLLTLTLTDGGPADADGAANGTIIDPGGPAIAVTPGVQSGASTGPQSSSPSLHSPASQAPVSLPNIYVQSASLSVDRVAPGGVLTVNVGVANRGTGKGSTTIRLYVNGEEDSSRGITLESGDSRQVIFTLSRSRPGAYSVRVDGAQAGNFIVEEIVDANLILFVSCALIFVSLVLGFIYISRRQRYTC